GATGTAGTAGATTACGTAAGTCAACAAGAGCTTAATGATAAAATTTTAGTCTTATTCAAACTTAATCTTTCTAACAGTTCAATAGAAGACAGCTTGAAGAAATTAGGCTTAAAAGGATTTTCTAGAATAAAAGTAGATTCTGAAATTATACGATTGGATAGTATTACGAACTACTCAGAAATAGATGCGTCTAAGACTGTTTATGTAGTCATTGACAGACTTGTTGTAAATCTAGATAACGATAATTTAAATCGATTAGCTGATAGTGTTCAAATCGCTTTTTTTGAAGGTAACGGAGAGTGTGCCATTGAGGTTGTTGGTAAAAAAATTAAAGAATTTTCTAATCGTTTTGAGTTAGACGGCATTTCTTTTGAAACCCCATCAGAACATTTATTTAGCTTTAACAACCCCTATGGCGCTTGTAAAATGTGTGAAGGTTTTGGCTCTGTTTTGGGTATTGATGAAGACAAAGTCATTCCTAATAAATCAATTTCTATATACGAAGGTGCTATCAATTGTTGGAATGGTGAAAAACTTAGCCGCTGGAAAGAACGCTTCATACTTAATGCTGCTAAATATGACTTCCCCATTCATCGCCCCTACAACGAACTCCAAGATGATGAAAAAAAGATTGTCTGGAATGGTGCTAAGGGTCTTAAAGGTATCCGTCAATTCTTTCAATTGTTAGAAAAAGAAAATTATAAAGTTCAAAACCGTGTGCTAATTGCTAGATACAGAGGTAAAAATACTTGTCCTGAGTGCAATGGAACTAGACTAAGAAAAGAAGCTTTATATGTACAAGTAGGTAAGAAAACTATCAATGACATTGTTCATTTACCTATTAGTCAATTACTTAATGTAATAAGCTCAATCAAGCTATCAGACACAGAAATGGTAATAGCAGAACGTCTTATAAAAGAAATTAAAAATAGAGTGCAATTTTTAGATAATGTGGGGCTAGGCTATTTAACATTAAACCGTCTATCTTCTACCCTTTCAGGCGGAGAATCGCAACGTATTAACTTAGCTACTTCATTGGCTAGTAGTTTAGTAGGATCCTTGTATATCCTTGATGAACCTAGCATAGGGTTACATTCAAAGGACACTCAGAAATTAATTAGCATTTTACATTCGCTAAAGGAATTGGGAAATACTGTTGTAGTGGTCGAGCACGATGAAGAAATAATGATGGCAGCAGATGAAATTATAGACATCGGTCCGCTGGCAGGTAAAAATGGTGGAAACGTTATTTACCAAGGAAAACTCAATGACATAGGCAATCATTCCGAAAGTCTTACCGCCAAATACTTAACTAATACTGAACGCATCGAAGTCCCTACTCATCGTAGAAAGGTAAATTATTCAGTATCCATCAATGGAGCAAGAGAAAACAACCTAAAAAATATTTCGGCAACATTTCCTCTAGAGTGCTTGACGGTAGTTTCAGGTGTAAGTGGCTCAGGTAAAAGTTCATTAGTCAAACAAATATTATTCCCTGCTATTCAAAAAAGCATTCAAGGCTATACCTCTAAAATTGGAGCTCATGATAGTGTAGATGGTGATTTGAAACGCATTCAACATATTGAATTTATCAACCAAAACCCCATAGGTCGCTCATCTAGATCTAACCCAGTAACCTACCTCAAAGCTTATGATGAAATAAGAAATTTGTTTGCAAGGCAAGAACTATCTAAAACAAGAGGCTATAAAAGCGGACATTTTTCGTTTAATGTCTCTGGTGGAAGATGTGAAGTTTGTGAAGGAGAAGGTGAAATTACTATTGAAATGCAGTTTATGGCAGACGTGCACTTAGAGTGCGAAAGTTGTAAAGGACAACGTTTTAAAAACGAAACTTTAGACATTAAATTTGCTGACAAAAATATTTCAGAAATTCTTAAAATGACTATTGACGAAGCCATTAGCTTTTTTGAGGAAAATGATAACTCGAAGATTGTCTCTAAACTGTTACCTCTACAACAAGTCGGTCTAGGCTACATTCAATTGGGGCAATCATCAAATACACTCAGTGGCGGTGAAGCTCAACGAATAAAACTTGCTTTCTTTTTAAGCAAAGGACATAAATCAGAAAAAACTATGTTCATTTTTGATGAACCTACAACTGGCCTACACTTTCACGATATCAAAAAACTTCTGAATTCCTTTAACGCTCTGATTGAAAATGGTCATACTATCATTTGTGTAGAACACAATTCGGACGTTATAAAATGTGCAGATTGGCTCATTGACTTAGGACCTGAAGGCGGAGAAAATGGTGGGGATTTATTGTTTCAAGGGATACCAGAAGAC
Above is a window of Flavobacteriales bacterium DNA encoding:
- the uvrA gene encoding excinuclease ABC subunit UvrA, with product MHNLKNIDVSIPKRKLIVITGVSGSGKSSLAFDTLFAEGQRRYIESLSSYARQFLGKLQKPDVDKITGISPAIAIEQKVNTQNPRSTVGTSTEIYDYLKLLFARIGKTISPISEKEVKKHQVSDVVDYVSQQELNDKILVLFKLNLSNSSIEDSLKKLGLKGFSRIKVDSEIIRLDSITNYSEIDASKTVYVVIDRLVVNLDNDNLNRLADSVQIAFFEGNGECAIEVVGKKIKEFSNRFELDGISFETPSEHLFSFNNPYGACKMCEGFGSVLGIDEDKVIPNKSISIYEGAINCWNGEKLSRWKERFILNAAKYDFPIHRPYNELQDDEKKIVWNGAKGLKGIRQFFQLLEKENYKVQNRVLIARYRGKNTCPECNGTRLRKEALYVQVGKKTINDIVHLPISQLLNVISSIKLSDTEMVIAERLIKEIKNRVQFLDNVGLGYLTLNRLSSTLSGGESQRINLATSLASSLVGSLYILDEPSIGLHSKDTQKLISILHSLKELGNTVVVVEHDEEIMMAADEIIDIGPLAGKNGGNVIYQGKLNDIGNHSESLTAKYLTNTERIEVPTHRRKVNYSVSINGARENNLKNISATFPLECLTVVSGVSGSGKSSLVKQILFPAIQKSIQGYTSKIGAHDSVDGDLKRIQHIEFINQNPIGRSSRSNPVTYLKAYDEIRNLFARQELSKTRGYKSGHFSFNVSGGRCEVCEGEGEITIEMQFMADVHLECESCKGQRFKNETLDIKFADKNISEILKMTIDEAISFFEENDNSKIVSKLLPLQQVGLGYIQLGQSSNTLSGGEAQRIKLAFFLSKGHKSEKTMFIFDEPTTGLHFHDIKKLLNSFNALIENGHTIICVEHNSDVIKCADWLIDLGPEGGENGGDLLFQGIPEDLIKNKASYTAHFLKEKLLSCVQK